TTCCACGACGGGGTGGCGACCCGCCCGAATCGTCAGGCCTTGCGACTCACTCAGTTCGGGGCGCGTCCAGTCGTTCTCGACGGCGTGGACCGCTAAGGAGGCGAGTGCGTCTATCTCCGCTAAGGCGCGGCCGACCGCTTGCAGGAGGTCTGCCTGCTCGGCCACTCGCTCTCGTAGCTCGGCAAATAGTTCGTACTCCAAGTCGCCTCTGCGCTCTTCGAGGCGGAAGATTTCGCGCTCGCGCTCGTCCAACTCGTCGATGGTGTATCGCTCGGAGTTCTTCAGCGACTTCACGCGGTCGTAGCTCTCTGGAACCTTCTCCGTCTCGGACTTGCCGACCTGAATGTAGTAGCCGTCGGTCTTGTTGCGGTCCACCTGTAAGTGGGTGATGCCGTGTTCGCGCTTCTCGCGGTCGTCTAAGGTGGCTAGCCACTCCTTGGCTTCTTCGTGCTGGTCGATGAGTTCGTCCAGTTCGGCGTCGTAGCCGTGTCGGAACAGACCGCCTTCCGTGACGGTTCCCGGCGGGTCGTCTACGAGGGCGTCCTGCAACTCTTCGCGGAGACTCGCGGCCGCCTCTCTGTTCGGTCGCGCGACGATTTCCGAAAGCGGGGAACTCGTTAATTCGGGGTCGTTGGCAATCGTGTCAGCGACGTCCGGCAGGAGCGCGAGCGTCTCGCGCACCCGAAGCAGGTCACTTGCATCCGCACTGCCGTGGGCGGCCTTGCTCGCAAGTCGTTCGAGGTCGTAGCCGCCGGAGAGAGCGTCTCGGAGTCCTTCACGGGCGAGCGCACTCCCCGCAAGTGCGGCCACCGACTCCTGACGCTCGCCGAGCGTCTGGCGGTCTCGACGCGGCCGCTGGAGCCATTCTTTCAACAGTCGCTTGCCCGGACTCGTCGTCGTGTGGTCGAGCGTCGCGAAGAGTGACCCCTGTCGGTCACCCTGCATCGTCTCGGTGAGTTCGAGGTTGCGCTGAGTCGTCGCGTCCAGTTCGACGTGGTCGTCGCCCTGATACGTCTGGAGGCGCGTCATCGACGCTTTGACGCCCGTACCAGTCTCCTCGACGTAGGAGAGGAGTGCGCCCGCCGCGCGAACCTCCGGCTTGTCGTCGCCGTCGAGGCCCAGATTCGAAAGCGTCTCGTCGCCGAACTGCTGCTTCGTGACGTGGGTCGCTCGCCCCGGCGCGAAGGCGTCGGCGCGGTGGACCGACAGCACGGCGTCGGTGCGCTCGCGGACTCGGTCCAAGAACTGGTCGTCGTTGCGAACGTCGGGACCTGGAAGCACTTCTGCGGGGTCGAAGCGGTAGAGTTCGGTGAATACTTTGGAGTCTGCGTCCGGACCAGACACTTCAGTCACGAGGAAGCGCCCGGTCGTCACGTCGGCGAACGCGAGACCGTACTGGTCGTCGGCGACCCGCACGACGCCCGCCAGATAGCGCGCGTCGGCGTCCGTCGTTTCCAGCAAGGTGCCTGGCGTCACGACGCGCGT
The sequence above is a segment of the Halorussus halophilus genome. Coding sequences within it:
- the mutS gene encoding DNA mismatch repair protein MutS encodes the protein MADGGIVGEFMSLKAETDADYLVMQVGDFYEFFGDDAEEVADLLDLKVSQKSNHGSKYPMAGVPVDKLTPHLKGLVERGYRVAVADQYETADGHEREITRVVTPGTLLETTDADARYLAGVVRVADDQYGLAFADVTTGRFLVTEVSGPDADSKVFTELYRFDPAEVLPGPDVRNDDQFLDRVRERTDAVLSVHRADAFAPGRATHVTKQQFGDETLSNLGLDGDDKPEVRAAGALLSYVEETGTGVKASMTRLQTYQGDDHVELDATTQRNLELTETMQGDRQGSLFATLDHTTTSPGKRLLKEWLQRPRRDRQTLGERQESVAALAGSALAREGLRDALSGGYDLERLASKAAHGSADASDLLRVRETLALLPDVADTIANDPELTSSPLSEIVARPNREAAASLREELQDALVDDPPGTVTEGGLFRHGYDAELDELIDQHEEAKEWLATLDDREKREHGITHLQVDRNKTDGYYIQVGKSETEKVPESYDRVKSLKNSERYTIDELDEREREIFRLEERRGDLEYELFAELRERVAEQADLLQAVGRALAEIDALASLAVHAVENDWTRPELSESQGLTIRAGRHPVVEQTTEFVPNDVRMTDDRRFLIVTGPNMSGKSTYMRQVALITLLAQVGSFVPAEAADVGLVDGIFTRVGALDELAQGRSTFMVEMQELSNILHSATDESLVILDEVGRGTATYDGISIAWSATEYLHNEIGAKTLFATHYHELTTLAESLDRVENVHVAADEQGDDVTFLRTVEDGPTNRSYGIHVANLAGVPNPVVERSRDVLAKLREDEAIDVRGSEEASDGETKQVVFDLGAGQFQGSASGATGDEKMEQARETEQEQEALDPATESVLEELRGTDLTGTSPVELMNQVKQWQDELEE